The Vigna angularis cultivar LongXiaoDou No.4 chromosome 9, ASM1680809v1, whole genome shotgun sequence DNA window GAGAGGTATAAGGCTAGTCTTGTGGCAAAGGGCTATACTCAAAAAGAAGGGATTGATTTTAAAGAGACTTTCTCTCCAGTTTTGTCGAAAGACTCTTTTAGAACAATCATGGCTCTTGTTGCACATTATGATTTAGAGCTtcatcaaatggatgtcaagACAGCGTTTCTCAATGCAACATTGATGAGACGATTTATATGGTGCAACCAGAAAACTTTGTGTTAAAAGATCCAAAGaatatggtatgcaaattgaaAAAATCCATTTATGGGCTAAAACAGACATCTCGTTAATGGTACCACAAATTTCATCAAGTTATTATCTCATTTGGTTTTGAAATAAATGTGGTTGATGATTGTGTGTATCACAAGTTCAGTGGGAGCAGATATATCTTCCTGgtcttgtatgttgatgacataCTACTTGCTACCAACAATATAGACATGTTGCACGAAACCAAGAGATTTCTATctagaaattttgaaatgaaagatctTGGTGATGCTTCCTTTGTATTAGGAATTCAGATACATCGAGATCGATCTCGCGGTATTCTAGGATTATCACAGAGGAATTATGTCGATAATGTGCTTTAAAGGTTTGGTATGCAGGATTGTAAAGCAGGAGATACTCTAGTCGCTAAGGGAGACAAGTTCAGTCTTAATCAATGTCCAAAAGGAAATCCAGAATTCAGGAAATGCAAAAGATTCCTTATGCTTTAGTAGTagggagtttgatgtatgccCAAATATGTACGCGTCCAGATATAGCCTACATAGTTGGGGTTTTAGGCAGATATTTAAGCAATCTAGGAATGAATAATTGGAAAGTAGCAAAAAGAGTTATGAGGTATTTACAGAGAACAAAGGATTATATGCTCACGTACAGGAGATCAGACCGGTTAGAGATCACTAGATATTTTGACTCAGATTTTGCAGGATGCCAAGATAGTTTGAGATCCACTTCGGGTTACATTTTCATGTTGGTCAGTGGCGCGATTTCTTGGCGTAGTGCTAAACAAACCCTTACGGCTTCATCCACCATGGCTGCGAAATTTGTAGCATGCTATGAGGCATCAAATCAAGGTATATGGCTGAGAAACTTTGTCACAGGGCTGCTCATTATGGAAGGACTTGAAAGACCACTCGAGTTTTAATGTGACAACAAATCAGCTGTAATGTATTCTAACAACAATAGGAGCTTGAGCAAGTCAAAGCACATTGACATCAAGTTCCTGGTTGTTAAAGAAAGAGTGCAGAGTAGACAAATTTCTATAGAGCACTTAAGGCATTGTCTAGGAagaaccagattctgggttcgggagtcggttacgcgtagggaaggtattagcaccctacaacgcctacCCTAAGGcaatacctttaactaaatacacaaatatgatgtggttttcaaaatgtttaactatctcctaaaataaaactctaaagaaacaaaatatatttttcagttttttgggcccgacaaagattgaccttgctcctacgtattctcgttcagaatgagaaatcagggttacgtattTCTTTAGagctgtttgagaaatttgtttggaaatcgTTTGAAAATtcgttttgaaatgattttggattttgggaagtgaacctgaaaAAGACTAGcgttgctcctacgtatctccacttttgatggagaatcaaggatcaaaTAGTTCTGGCTGAAAGGTAGTTCGTTTGAAAATGTAGATGTTTTTGggttttaaagattttatattttttggtatttttataaaagaaagagaaaaagtttttagcacaaggatgatgcgaacgatcacacatgtgcttaaaaaatgaagaaaaaaaaatagtgatatAATACTAGAAAGAGACAGAACATTTGTTTAAATGGCATTAAAAAATAACCTAAtgttaagaaaaaacaaaaatcaaaacaaatgaaaaatggaaaaaatatgaaactatTTGAAGAATACAAAAGGTAGAACACTTGTTTGaatacatgaaaaattaaaGTCGTCGATGTACCTAAAGATAAGATGACAATGAAATTggagaataaaaaatttcaagaatGAAACGTGTTTATTAAAATGATGTGAAGTAGAACATTATAAAAGATTTTTCAATACCTAAATTAAAAGACATTTACCATTCccataattgaaattaatttaatgaagaaaCCGCCATTTCGGTTtctaatgaatttattttaaaaaaaaacatggacGAATATAATAAAGTCTATATAGAAATAGAGAGACATATTAATATTACATGAAACCACttccaaatgaaaaaaaaaacataattattagaagaaaaaaaatgtctgAGAATGAATATTAGATAGCAAAAGACATGTATTAGGCAATCAAGAACGGAGACAAAATGAGTCATATAATACCCCCAAAGAGGTAGAACATTTGTTCCAAAATatgacattaaaaaataatttaatattaaaaacagaaatcaaatcgaatgaaaaaaagtaaaaaatatgaaactgTTTGAAGAAGCAAAAAGGAAGAACAATTCTTTGAATACATGGAAAATTAAATACAtgtaaaattatctttaaaatgtcggttatatatttgatttgttgATGACAATCTTATAACTTTGTAAACACAACAAATCaaccaataattttttaaagaaagaacaatttttcagaaaaatgacattaaaCAATGACATAATAACATATGTATTTACATGAAAGTatgataaacataataaaaaagatCAAGTGTTTGGTTTCTCTATAGGTGGGATGAAGTTTATATTGACtcaataaaaatgttatcaagACAAAATCATCCACCAATGCATACCAAtgcatgtaaaaaataaataaaaataagaaaaaaaaatcagcgTAGCCAAGGTATACAATTGATAatcaaaattctaaaaaaaaatacatataaaagaaacaattattagaaaaaaaaatgaagattggATAGTAAAAGAAACTTATTAGGCAATCaagaatagagaaaaaaatgagcCATATAGCACCAAAAAAAGAGGCAGAACATTTATTGTTCTAAAACATGacattaatttcataatttaatgttaagaaaaacagaaaccaaaactaatgaaaaagaaaaaaaatgaaactaaggCATAATGACACTTGTTTGAATACAtgtaaaaataacttaaaaaaagtatatatatatatatatatatatatatatatatatatatatatatatatatatatatatatatatatatatatatttgatttgttgttcacaatcttataattatctcaacaaataatgaattaaccaataatttctatataaagaacAATTAGTcagaaaaattacattaaacaaTAACACATGTTCACAATAttttaagacaagatcgtctaacaattcttcttttaaaaataatgccTAATTAAAAGAAACTGTCTAGGGTAACACGGTAAACACTATATGTTGATGGGGAGCATTAGACTCCACACATATTGGTTTTTGATAACGAATGGTTAATAATgaacaaaaaatgttttaataattcttGTACAACATAATTAGTAAACaaatgtttaaatcattaatcATGTTTGTGTTAGATGTATTGATCATGAGAGGATAAATGAAATAGGCCTAAACAGATCAAGAATCTATATTTCTAGTAGTATTAAACGATTACATAAGTAATCTAATCCATTAGAAAAAGCCAGAACACATAGAATGCAAAAACAAGGTAAAATTGtatgttaatcgattacataagttggaTAATCGACTAAAGCAGAGAGATAAGCATAATTTGTTATACAGATCATCTAATCTGTTAGATAAGGAAAATGGAAGTGAAACAAGGCATAATGTCATTTTAATCCATTGTGCTTGTAACCTAATCTGTTATGTCAGTTGAAAGAAACAATATTAAGCATAATTGtcaatataatcaattatataagtgacataattgattaaaacatacaaaaagcataatcgattatgttataaacctaatcgattaaactgcaacaaaatttgattttatatgtaAATCATATTAGAGACCCCGtctttaatgttttaattgtCAAATATTAACATTCTTTCTGAGTTTTGAGTACAGGTTTTCTCAAGAAGAGTTCTTGGAGATTTTGAAGCTACATTGGTGATCAAGCAATCAAGAAATCATTCAAGACTCATTGGAGCTTATTTGTTATGATATTTCTGCACTATTGAAGTGTGATCAAATCATGTTCTTATTCATTTTGTGTCATTTGATACATGTGCTAGGTAGGTTAGGTTAAAGATTGAGTGTATAATATCTTGTGTTGATTGAGAGTGAGTGTATCCTCTCTTGTATTGTTGTATTCAGATTTGAGTGTGGTGAGGATAACAATTGAGAGTATCATTGTATTCTTAAACTCAAATCTTGAATTAATGGATTATCCcccaactaaggttgttgagggaagactggatgtaggcttgtgaATAGCTCAACCAGTATAAATCTTTGTGTGTTTTAGTCTTTCTTTCATCCTTCTTTACTTGGTTgattcaaacatatttaattattgatttcaagattcaagatcttttaaagatttaaaaagctTTTCAAATCCAATTCATCGCCGCTCTTGGTTTGAGATATAAGGGCTACTTTTCTAACACAATACATGTTTTAACATCCTAAACGCATATCGTTACTCTAAAACAAACTTCAATAAATGTTATAAGTTCACATATCAAGCTAAACGATAATAGAACGTCTAATGTTTaaatattgtataaataatactttttgtctattgtgttgttttctctttatttatgCAGATCATAAAAGAGAAAgctttatttaaaagttttgcATTGGTTCAGAAGAATGTACAAACATCATAATTGCTTTTGAAAAAGCAACCTAGCATTGACTTCGTACCAAAAGATTATACACCTATGTGAAAGTCAATGTTTCTGAGTAACGAATCTTTTTCGAAGAAACTTATATAAAGAGGATTGCATGAAAAAAAGACAAGAATCAAGAATTATTATTTCACTTATGCTATCAACATTCTTTCTCATTTTGCTTCGTCTAATgctttctttgaaaaaaaaaaatctttcttaTAAGTTTTCAAATATTCTTTGTATTGAAAATATATCTTCTTTACGAGATTTATTATCTATagttattttcataaaaatactttgttgtttttgtatatTCATACGTGaactaaaatatttgttttttttaactcaattgaGTTAAATGCTAGTCAATTGGACTATTTGTAACCTTAAACCCCACATTTTTGTTCCTATGAGCCTCTCTCACTTTCTCCTCCCTCCCTTGTGCCTCACTTTCTCCTCCCTTGCTTTCCCACTTGCAATGGTGTTGTTGTGATCATGCAGCCGTGTTCGTATGACTGTAGTGGTGGTGTGTCCCTGGTGGTCATCTCTGTCTCGTGTGCTCAATGGTCTTCTTCTTCTCGTTCATTCGTTCCTACGCGCTCAAGGTTAGTTTTCGTGCTCATTCATGGATGCTAAAAAGAATTTGGTTGTTACTAGAATATGATTGAAATGAATTGGTGTGTATGATTAAAATGAATTGGTAATGATATGGTGTGAGATGTATGTGAGATTTATTGTGAGAATGCATGAATGGAGGCTCATTACTCATAACCATATTTCGAATACGGTTAAGGCTTCATTGGCTTTTGAAAGCCAATTAATGCCTCGTTGTAATTCAAAGTATATCGAGGTCTTCACCAACTTTCAAAAACAAGCAAAGCCTTAATCATTTTTCGAAATACGGTTAAGACATTGTTGGCTTTCGAAAGCCAATTAAGGTCTCGCTGTAATTCGAAGTACGTTGAGGCCTTAATCGATTTTCAAAAGCCAACGAGACTTTAATCGTATTTCGAAATATGGTTAAGCTTTCGCCGAATTTTAAAAACCGGTTAAGCTTGACTGTATTtcaagttatatttttatttttcttttatttattttattttactttatttagaaaaaatatgttgtttaaatattttgttatgtaTTTCATGATTTtcgaaatttaatttaattttgttatttgtatttctaatatgtaattttatatttatttatttatttcaatattttttatttttgtaattttatattagatatattttattatatattttataaattgaagattttttgttttcttatgttgttataatttgtaatattatatttgtttagttatttaaatattttttattatgtaattttatttttatttattctttggAACTAAGGTtgattattcaatttttttagatataattttaatatctttgttaaatttatattttcaaatatttatcataGGGCAGAAACGTACCAAAGAAATTCTtatctaaatatattatttcgagtaataaaataacgaaggaaataCTCTAACTATATTAtcttgtaaaacaaaatagctTTAAATGAATCCCAAGGCTATTCCCTATCCTCTCTCAAGTCAATCACGCTTCTAAAACATATGTAACATtatctgctcacgtataacacattatacgataatcgccgataatttcattcacaaacacacaaacacaaacatgtatggggtaagctaccaataaaacaatcataataacaagataaatacatactgattatatcaaccataatcaaacacacaacaagatataTATCTTGTCATTAtaccaaccataatcaaacacacaacaagatacatatcttctgattatatcaaccataatcaaacacctcaTGCATAGTAGTAATGATAATAAGAttcctaatcctctaacataaataattcaatcataCTGAATTACTCTATCCTCGATCCCTAATCCTTGAACTTCGATGATCGATCCTTAATCTCTaacccttgatgtcatcactaaaATCTCACACATAGACCATTGGTCTATCCTCTCATTAACACCCATactaactacttactataaccattatagtaacaccactatcaacataacataactTGAAGCATCTCAAGtatcatgatcatcatcatagacaccaccatcatgactatccTAGTCATaaacaacaccatgagcatcaccgtACCATAATACCATAGTGGAAAGGGTCCATCTCACTCATGTACCATACCTCACCGATTATAGTCGCTTCTACACCCCACCTGTAGCCTTCCCTACAGGACATTTATAGTATCCTCTAAATATCATCTCCTTCCTATGAACACAAGGAAAAATGAAGCACCTATCCACAGATAGAACCACGATTTATGAGGTACAACAAATAGACTTATccttcactctcatgctcatcaattaCATACTCAAGTACATTTCAACACTCACTCATCTCCAttctcaaccacaagtcaaactaaccctaaacataaccactaCCCTCAATCTCTTATTATCAGCATGTTCCACAACTCTCAAGCTTGGTTCACGTCCATTTTTCATCAAATTCtccatttttcaccaaaatgcactatgataatcaattatcacgttaatcgattatcttagtgAAATTTACCTAGAAACATCATGCTGGAAAGGATAATCGATCACTAtcccaaataatcgattattctcgaAAGCACACTCAAAATCAACGcatatataatcgattataactaatgaATATTGATTATTGCCGAATCGAAACACATCCTAGACATGATTCAATCATTCAAAAATACATACATCAACCCTATAACATGTTGAAACATAGTTAATACATCAtgcatgcattcaagcatcacatacccaTGTGAACATACttaaacacatataatacatcacttgaatcatttAGATTCAATCGTTGATATGATATACCCCCAATAATAGGGTgcaaaagagaataaaaacaccaaataaaGTTTTCAATCAGTCAAACTAACTAAgcataatgcttacaaatgagaaccaagaagattaaaacttttcaaaatagaGTTGCTGATGCGAGGCTGTTTTCGCCCAAACTAGACCTTCAATTGACGATCTGAACGGTTATAAtaaagataatcgattatcatctcagataattgattattttcgAAACCATACTCAAAATCAATACGGAGATAATCGgttataactaaaaataatcgattatattctAATCGAAACACATCATGGACATCATTCAAGCATTTTAACATACATACATCAACCCTAGATCATGTTGAAACATAGTTAACacatacatgcattcaagcatcacatacccaTATAAACATACttaaacacatataatacatcacttgaatcatcaAGATCCACTTATTGAAATGTTAAACCTCCAATAATAGGGTGCAAATAATGTTTTCAATCAGCAAACTAACTAAgcataatgcttacaaatgagaaccaaaaagatgaaaattctccaaaatagagCTTCTAATACGAGGTTGTTTTCTCCCAAATTGAACTTTGATTCACGATCTGAACGatcagaatgaagaaccatatgtctgGAACGCATTGTCCAAAAATCAATCTGATCTAacggtgaacgacttcacaacAACGAAAACACCAGTACAGATTTTATGAAATTCTCCAAAAGATAGTTTCTTATGCGAGGCTAGAATAAAGAAACATATGTTTGGAACACACTGTCCAAATATCAGCCCGATCCAATGATGAACGACTTAACAACGATGAAAACACCCGTGCAGGTTTTATGTTATGCGGAAAtgacttcttctcttcctttttatCTCACTTggcttttctctctctttaaaTGACTATAATGTGTCCTACTAATATGACCAATCTTCACTAAAACaaagtgagacataatggtccaAATTATATAgcctattctccacataggaagggaTCCCAATAACCCAatacttacaacatatatttgcatggaaacccccaggcatcataatttttttctcccaTAGCATCAAACACTTTTTTGGGATAAcccaataaaatatacataatacattcatagggaaaactcatcaaaaatattacataaaccctaTGCTCATTCATACATAAACTCTTACCCAACAATAACCACAgataatcataattttatacACATGTATCAAAACAAGGATTACCAATCAAGACAATCAAGAACACATATAaaatacaacaataaacaaGCAAAGGGAAGTTTTCCCATACCTTGGCCAATCATAAGGTTTTATTTACAACCCTAAAACGCCACCAATTTTCCTTTACACTAAGAGTTTCTTGtcgctctctctctcttcttcttacAAAATGCTAATCTCCTATTTTCCtctattttctcaattttagaGTTTCTACGGTTTTTAAACACCAAACCACCccttaattaatttctacaccaattaaataaaggtaaaaaacCCTTTTGTCCTTaggaaaaagtataaaataaagaaataacataacacTTGTAACACCCCAATTTAGGATGCTATAACCATAACATTTTAGggtataaaagaatataaatcctttaaaaaaactcgtaaaatttaaattaacacCTTCA harbors:
- the LOC128193872 gene encoding secreted RxLR effector protein 161-like; amino-acid sequence: MSKRKSRIQEMQKIPYALVVGSLMYAQICTRPDIAYIVGVLGRYLSNLGMNNWKVAKRVMRYLQRTKDYMLTYRRSDRLEITRYFDSDFAGCQDSLRSTSGYIFMLVSGAISWRSAKQTLTASSTMAAKFVACYEASNQGIWLRNFVTGLLIMEGLERPLEF